CCGGCGCCGGGCCGGTCCGCGTCCTCCAGGAAGTGGACCTCGAGGTGAAGGCCGGGGAGATCATGGCCATCCTGGGGGATTCCGGCTCGGGCAAGTCCACGCTCCTCAACCTGCTCGGCCTCCTCGAGCCCCCGGACGCGGGGGAGATCTGGTTCGACGCCGAGCCGGTGAGCTCCCTCACCCGGCGCCAGCAGGCCCGGCTGCGTGGCGCGCGCATCGGCTACGTCTTCCAGTCCTTCCTGCTGCTCCCGGGGCTCACGGCGTGGGAGAATATCCTGCTGGCGGCCCGCTACGTGGGCCAGGAGCGGCGGCAGGCCGAGCGGGAGGCGCTCCGACTGATGGAGCGGCTCGACGTGGTCCATCGCCGGGGGCACTACCCGGCGCAGCTCTCCGGCGGCGAGCAGCAACGGGTCGCCTTCTGCCGGGCGGTACTGAACGCGCCGTCCCTCCTGCTCGCGGACGAGCCCACGGGCAACCTGGACGCACAGCACGCGCGCGTCATCCTGGGCGAGTTGCGGGCGCAGGCCCGCGAGCGGGGGGCGACCGTGGTCCTGGTCACGCATCGGGCCGAGGCCGCCGCAGAGGCCGACCACGCGCTTCGGATCCAGGGCGGGCGACTCGAGCCCGCGTGAGGAGATCGTCATGACCCGACGACAGCTGTTGTGGCTCCTGGGGGCAGGACTCGGCGCGCGGCTCTTCGTCGACGCCGCGGCCGCGGCCGACGACCGCAGCCGGACCTTCACCGCCCCGGCCGACCGGGTGTGGACCGTGGCGCGCTCCACACTCGAGAGCCTGGGCTGGAAGATCGACAAGGAGGATCGGGACGTGGGCTGGCTCCTGACCAAATCGCGCGGCGTGGACCACGACGACTATGGCGTCTACGCCAAAGGCACGCGGCACCGGCTGCGCGTGGCGGTCAAGGGGCGCCAGGGCGGGAAGACCGAGGTGATGGTAGAGCGCCGGCTCTGGAAGGAGGAGCGCATCCTCTGGATGGACAAGGAGGAAGAGCTCGACACCACGGACCGGACGGTGGAGAAGCAGGTCCTCGACGCCATCGGCAAGGGTCTGTAGGCCTAGCGTCGCGTGGGGATGCTTCGCTCGCCGGGCGCCGCAGCGGTGGGGGCGGCTCTGCTCGCGCTGCTGCTCCTGCTGCCGGGACTCGGCGCGGCGCCCTTCGACGATCCCGGAGAGGGGCAGCACGCCGAGATCGCCCGCGAGGCCTGGGCCACCGGCGACTGGCTGACGCTGAGGCTCGGCGGCGTCCGCTACTTCGACAAGCCTCCGCTGCTCTACGCGCTGGGGGCGGCCGCTTTCACCGTGTGGGGACCATCGGAGTGGGCGGCGCGGCTGGCCCCCGTCCTCGGGGCAGCCGCGGCCGCCGCCGCCACGGCCCTCCTCGGCGCCCGGCTCATGGCGCCCGCCTGGGGCGTGCTGGCCGGCGCCGCGCTCCTGTCCTGTGCGCTCTTCGCGTTCTTCGGCCGCTACGTCAGGCCCGAGACCCTGTTCGCCGCGGCGATCCAGTGGGGGCTCGCGGGCCTCCTGCTCGGGGCCTCGCGCCCCGCGGGCGCGCGGGCATGGTCCCTCGTGGGCTGCGCCGCGCTCGGCGCGGCGGCACTCGCGAAGGATCCGCTGGGGCTCCTCGGGCCGCTCGCCGCCGTGGGCGGGGCGCTCTGGCTCGGTGGCCGGCTCCGGCCGCTGGGCGCGTGGCTGCCCCCTGCCGGCCTGGCCCTGGCGCTGACCCTGGGGCTCGGCTGGTACGCGCTCGCCGGGCTCCGCAACCCCGGCTTCCTCTGGTACACGGTGGTGGACAACCACCTGCTCAACGTGGC
The sequence above is a segment of the Candidatus Rokuibacteriota bacterium genome. Coding sequences within it:
- a CDS encoding ABC transporter ATP-binding protein, which translates into the protein MLLRAAGLTKSYPGAGAGAGPVRVLQEVDLEVKAGEIMAILGDSGSGKSTLLNLLGLLEPPDAGEIWFDAEPVSSLTRRQQARLRGARIGYVFQSFLLLPGLTAWENILLAARYVGQERRQAEREALRLMERLDVVHRRGHYPAQLSGGEQQRVAFCRAVLNAPSLLLADEPTGNLDAQHARVILGELRAQARERGATVVLVTHRAEAAAEADHALRIQGGRLEPA